Part of the Prosthecobacter sp. genome, CTCAGGCCCGCGATGCACCGCATGATTCTTAGGATCAAAAGCCCACTCTTGGGCTTCTTTGGACGTGCCAGAGAATTCGCTGGCTGAGAAAATCAATTCATTGGGCGAGCCAGAGAGTTCCTTGGCTGAGAAAATCAATTCATTGGGCGAGCCAGAGAGTTCCTTGGCTGAGAAAATCAATTCACTGGATGAGCCAGAGAATTCATTGGCTGAGAAAATCAATTCACTGGACGAGCCAGAGAGTTCTTTGGACGAGAAAATCAATTCACTGGATAAGCCAGAGAGTTCCTTGGCTGAGAAAATCAATTCACTGGATGAGCCAGAGAGTTCTCTGGCTGAGAAAATCAGTTCCTTGGGCGAGTCAGAGAGTTCTTTGGACGAGAAAATCAATTCACTGGACGAGCCAGTCGTCCTCCCAGCCGATCCAGCATCCAGACGGGCCAGGGCCGTGAGGTGCTCGGAGTGGCAGGGCGTGCGTTTCATCGCCGCTTATTCCAGCACCGCCGCGCCGTTTTGGCGAAGAAACAACTGGCCACCTTGGCGGCTTTTTTAGGAAGCCCCGCAGGGCGGGTTCCTGTCCTGCGGTTTTCGCGCCGCCCACGCCATCGCCTCCTCCGCCAGCCGCTCGGCCACGGCCATCAGCTCCACCAGCTTGATGCGCATGCCCAGGCAGAGCTGTTCCAGCGTCACCATCCAGCCGCCCCGTTTCCGGCCTGCCTCCAGGCGTTTCACGGCGGAGTCACACACATGGGCCGCCAGGGCCAGTTGCTTCTGCGTCATCCGCCGCACGCCCCGC contains:
- a CDS encoding helix-turn-helix domain-containing protein, encoding MKTPDITHPDGRYRATDFIGQAIIFWRGVRRMTQKQLALAAHVCDSAVKRLEAGRKRGGWMVTLEQLCLGMRIKLVELMAVAERLAEEAMAWAARKPQDRNPPCGAS